The proteins below are encoded in one region of Rhododendron vialii isolate Sample 1 chromosome 7a, ASM3025357v1:
- the LOC131334254 gene encoding uncharacterized protein LOC131334254, translating to MESKHFSHRHNLTIRQMPEGETIDCSGCNLAASGAVYACMQCKFFLHEKCFHATRSINHPSHPLHHLTLVPYPTYPTGYFTCDSCSELGSGFSFTCSTCDFDLHVHCASISENTPVDAVPYLEFQMTGTTSTEPETEPTAAPTQIQHKSHAEHALNLLPRAPGANGTFICNGCGENGDASVYRCSTCDYDLHIKCAWLNKIVDRVDHEHPLTLYYSNPYKDKGVAFECDVCHYNVPENSWVYCCLDCDYGTHVNCVWGEERPKVDVELENFIAAKQEPTRAHTQIHHKSHAKHALNLLSGYPSADGEYICNGCGESGNDSVYRCSTCDYDLHVKCAGLNEIVDRVDHEHPLTLFYLNPYNGKGVIFECDVCHYNIPSDSWIYCCLECAYGTHVNCVWGKERPKAVVELEKFVAAQQELSRLQQQIQMNRLSAQMIASSINGFRH from the coding sequence atggagtcCAAGCATTTCAGCCATCGCCACAACCTAACCATCCGCCAAATGCCAGAAGGGGAAACAATCGATTGCTCCGGTTGCAACTTAGCCGCGTCAGGCGCGGtctatgcatgcatgcaatgcAAATTCTTCCTTcatgaaaaatgttttcacgCCACTCGCTCCATCAACCACCCATCCCACCCACTTCACCATCTAACCCTTGTCCCTTACCCCACTTACCCCACGGGCTACTTCACCTGCGATTCCTGCAGTGAACTTGGATCTGGCTTTTCTTTTACTTGTTCCACCTGTGACTTTGACCTCCATGTCCACTGTGCTTCTATTTCTGAAAATACTCCTGTTGATGCAGTGCCCTATTTGGAATTCCAAATGACTGGTACTACTTCAACAGAGCCAGAGACAGAGCCCACTGCGGCTCCTACGCAGATTCAACACAAGTCCCATGCCGAACACGCCCTTAATCTTCTGCCGAGGGCCCCTGGTGCCAATGGTACATTCATTTGCAATGGATGTGGTGAAAATGGCGATGCCTCAGTATACCGTTGCTCCACATGTGACTATGATCTTCACATTAAATGTGCTTGGTTGAATAAAATTGTGGATCGTGTCGATCACGAACACCCCCTCACTCTGTACTACTCTAACCCGTACAAGGATAAGGGCGTGGCATTTGAGTGCGATGTCTGTCATTATAATGTCCCAGAGAATTCTTGGGTTTACTGCTGTTTAGATTGTGACTATGGAACTCATGTGAACTGTGTATGGGGTGAGGAACGCCCGAAAGTAGACGTGgaacttgaaaattttattgCAGCTAAACAAGAGCCTACTAGGGCTCATACACAGATTCACCACAAGTCCCATGCCAAACATGCCCTTAATCTTCTGTCTGGGTACCCCAGTGCCGATGGTGAGTACATTTGCAATGGATGTGGTGAAAGTGGAAATGACTCAGTATACCGTTGCTCCACATGCGACTATGATCTCCATGTTAAATGTGCTGGCTTGAATGAAATAGTGGATCGTGTTGATCATGAACACCCTCTCACTTTGTTCTACTTGAATCCATACAACGGTAAGGGTGTGATCTTTGAGTGCGATGTCTGTCATTACAACATTCCCTCAGATTCTTGGATTTACTGTTGTTTAGAGTGTGCCTACGGAACTCATGTGAACTGTGTATGGGGAAAGGAACGCCCAAAAGCAGTAGTTGAACTTGAAAAATTTGTTGCAGCTCAACAAGAACTCTCACGTCTTCAACAGCAAATCCAAATGAACAGGTTATCAGCTCAGATGATAGCATCATCAATCAACGGTTTCAGACACTGA
- the LOC131332574 gene encoding agamous-like MADS-box protein AGL80, with protein sequence MPRSKVKLAYISDDSARRTTFRKRESGLIKKAEEITTLCGVEACAILYSPYSPEPNVWPSPLDAQRVISRFRNMAPPEQNRKMVDQQSFTRQRLEKTTEKVTKLGTENRHNEMTQVMYQCLSGRLGLECLSIGDLYYLSGLVSQNLRVIDRRLEFFQRRDHSG encoded by the coding sequence ATGCCAAGAAGCAAAGTGAAGCTTGCTTATATCTCAGACGATTCCGCGAGAAGAACCACATTCAGAAAACGGGAGAGTGGCTTAATCAAGAAGGCAGAGGAGATCACAACGTTGTGCGGAGTCGAAGCATGCGCCATCCTATACAGTCCTTATAGCCCCGAGCCGAACGTCTGGCCTTCTCCGCTGGACGCTCAGCGCGTGATCTCGAGGTTTCGGAACATGGCTCCACCGGAACAGAACAGAAAGATGGTGGACCAACAAAGTTTCACCCGTCAAAGGCTCGAGAAGACGACCGAGAAAGTGACGAAACTGGGGACGGAGAACCGGCATAACGAGATGACTCAGGTCATGTACCAGTGTTTGTCCGGTAGACTAGGGTTGGAGTGTTTAAGCATAGGTGATTTGTACTACTTGAGTGGGTTGGTTAGCCAAAACTTGAGGGTGATTGACCGGAGACTGGAGTTTTTCCAAAGGCGTGATCACAGTGGTTGA
- the LOC131334256 gene encoding uncharacterized protein LOC131334256 — MDNVIGDDSIMDLSYLMEDNMRVDSVMDLDLNQEPLDPSSGSGIGLGSLLNELESTNNQIEDRIRRLEGLRARRQRWRQAQIRLPENFDVLSGTMGSSEGTEQNAENGGRGPSTGSRLGVGFLLNDSETAHSRIEDRIRQLEAVNARARQRQRWRQARNHLPETSDALIETIGSTEGTEQNRETVERAKSGKRDSSHLVAKALELDTEVKKVVSEGGGFFDCNVCLDMARDPILTCCGHLFCWACFYQLPYVYSTAKECPVCKGEVTDSNVTPIFGNGDSNFVSESESGVKVPPRPQAHRIESVRQQRVNRAFTSEAVRRIRMRLGATGGDPSQQQEIAPATIDSQIPISELSRNPLLGGGSRRLRSRHLMRVLSDADASLSSTSSGSRLFEDYAVLRIQEALSGRSRERVLRFERGHPSTSSAAVEEHHHQSLDSAAEINSTATRASSSERADVSSSDGHLENLRPDAPTEMDLTEPSSSTRRRNRLSRVSDIDNGASRAPRRRRLNYIL, encoded by the coding sequence ATGGATAACGTTATTGGGGATGATTCAATTATGGATCTTTCATATCTGATGGAAGATAATATGAGGGTTGATTCGGTTATGgatcttgatttgaaccaagaaCCCCTGGATCCGTCTAGTGGTTCAGGGATAGGGCTGGGATCTCTGTTGAATGAGTTGGAATCAACCAATAATCAGATTGAGGATCGAATTCGACGGCTTGAAGGGTTAAGAGCTAGGCGCCAGAGATGGCGACAGGCTCAAATCCGCCTTCCCGAAAATTTTGATGTGTTGAGTGGAACAATGGGAAGTAGTGAGGGCACAGAGCAGAATGCGGAGAATGGAGGCCGGGGCCCATCTACTGGTTCAAGGCTAGGGGTAGGCTTTCTATTGAATGACTCAGAAACAGCCCATAGTCGGATTGAAGACCGAATCCGACAGCTTGAAGCTGTCAATGCCAGGGCAAGGCAGCGTCAGAGATGGCGACAAGCTCGGAACCACCTTCCCGAAACAAGTGATGCATTGATTGAAACTATTGGTAGTACTGAGGGCACAGAGCAGAATAGGGAGACTGTTGAGAGGGCCAAAAGTGGCAAAAGGGATAGCTCTCATTTGGTGGcaaaggccttggaattggatacGGAAGTTAAAAAGGTTGTCAGTGAGGGTGGTGGGTTTTTCGACTGTAATGTGTGCTTGGACATGGCAAGAGACCCGATACTGACTTGTTGTGGTCACTTGTTTTGTTGGGCATGCTTTTATCAATTGCCATATGTATATTCAACTGCCAAGGAATGCCCAGTTTGCAAGGGAGAGGTAACAGATTCGAATGTTACTCCTATTTTCGGCAACGGAGATAGTAATTTTGTGTCAGAGTCGGAGTCTGGAGTGAAGGTGCCTCCAAGACCCCAAGCACATAGAATAGAGAGCGTTAGGCAACAACGCGTTAACCGGGCCTTCACGTCAGAAGCAGTTCGACGAATTAGAATGCGGTTAGGTGCCACAGGGGGTGACCCCTCACAGCAGCAGGAAATCGCTCCTGCAACTATAGATAGTCAGATCCCCATCTCTGAGTTGTCAAGGAACCCCCTGTTAGGAGGTGGCAGCCGCCGCCTCCGTTCTCGTCATTTGATGAGGGTACTATCGGATGCGGATGCTTCACTTTCTTCCACTTCATCGGGGTCGAGGTTGTTTGAGGATTATGCTGTGTTGCGTATCCAAGAAGCCCTTTCGGGAAGAAGTCGAGAACGGGTTCTACGATTTGAAAGAGGGCATCCTTCTACAAGCAGTGCTGCTGTTGAAGAACACCACCACCAGTCTTTGGATTCTGCAGCTGAGATCAATTCTACGGCAACCCGAGCTTCATCTTCCGAAAGAGCAGATGTTTCTTCTTCTGATGGGCATTTGGAAAACCTGAGACCTGATGCGCCGACTGAAATGGACTTAACTGAGCCCTCTTCGTCTACAAGGAGAAGGAATCGTCTTTCCAGAGTTTCAGATATAGACAATGGAGCTTCTCGTGCACCTAGGAGGAGAAGATTGAATTATATCTTGTAG